One Flavobacterium cerinum genomic window, ATACGATGACGAGTTTTCCTGGGATGAACTTCGTTTGTATAAAGCCGTCTTACAAAAAAATACCTGATGACATACCAGACAGGTTTCTAAAACCTGTCTGGTATAATATTTACAACCAGTAAACCGCTAAAATAGCCGGAATAAAATAAATTACAATTGTTCGGGCACCGTCGTAATCTTTAGCAATTCGCTGACCGAAAAGCAGGAAAAGTAAAGTAACACACGAAAAAGTAGCGCCATAATGACCGAAAGTAGTTACACCGTTCATTAACAGCTGCGCAATTCCGATTACACATAATGCACCGGCAATAACTTCCAGTACTAAAATTAAAAACAAGGATTGTGGAACCTGGTTTTTGATAAATGTCTGCGAAAAATGACCTTTTAGCCATTCTACATTTCCTTTCCAGTCCATGATTTTATCATAGCCGGATTGTAAAAAAGTGATGGCCAGAAAAGCCAAAATTAAAATTCCGAAAATTTCCGTATTCGTCATGGTTGTTTATTTTTTATGAATTAAACGAGTTAGTTTTATTGATAAGTCAGTCAGGATAATCTTCGCATTTCCATTGCGTTCGATATGATAAATGGCATCCGATAATTCCTTGAAAATTTCGTTAATATTGTTGCCGTTAACAAAAGGCGCAAAATTTTCCAGTTTAAATTTATCTACAGTTGGTTCAATGTAAACAAGACTGGGCGACTGATAATTTATAAGCAAAGCTTGTCGGAACATTTCAATACAGAAATGTAAAAACTGTTTTTGAGCTTCACGACCAATTCCGGCAATCGATTCACTCCAGGCAATAAGATCCTGAATAGCAGCAGCATTTCCTTTAGCGCGAAAAGCAGCGCGTACCCATTGTACAAACCAGGCTTCAAAAGGATAATCGTCTTCTTTTTTGTGCAATAATTGCAACGCTTTATTATAATTTCCCTGTGCCTGATGTGCGATTTTATAAGAAGCCTTTTCTTCCGTTTTTTCACGTGAAACCAAAGCTTCAGCGATAACACTTTCCGGAAGTCCTCCGAAATGCAATACCTGACAACGCGATAAAATCGTTTGAAGGATATCGTTTTCATTTTCGGTGATCAACAGGAAAACGGTTTTCTGAGGCGGCTCTTCCAATAATTTTAAAAGTTTGTTCGAAGTGGCGATATTCATCTTATCGGCCATCCAGATAATCATTACTTTATAACCACCTTCATACGCTTTTAGCGAAAGTGATTTAACAATTTCCTGTGCTTCGTCAACTCCGATCTGACCTTGTTTGTTTTGGATGCCAATAGTTTTATACCAATCAAAAAGACCGCCATAAGGAGTAGTGGTTACAAACTCCCGCCAGTATTTCATAAAGTTCGCACTAACCGGATGGCTCTTTACCTCATCGTTCGTTGAAACCGGAAAAACAAAGTGCAAATCCGGATGGGAAAAATGTTCAAATTTCAGATTACAAGCTTCATTTCCGGAAGTATTTTCTCCGTTTGCATTCGAACATAAAATATATTGGGCATAGGCAATCGCCATCGGAAGTGTACCCGATCCTTCTGGTCCGACAAAAAGCTGGGCATGAGGAATACGTCCGGAATCGGCACTTTTTGTAAGATGACTTTTAATGTGGGATTGACCTAATATTTCTGAAAATAGCATAGAGCAAATATAGAATAAAACGAGAACAGTTAAAACTGCTTTCACGATCACCTCAAAAAATGTATTATTTACCGCAATTATTTATCGCATAAATCAAATAAGCT contains:
- a CDS encoding DoxX family membrane protein, with product MTNTEIFGILILAFLAITFLQSGYDKIMDWKGNVEWLKGHFSQTFIKNQVPQSLFLILVLEVIAGALCVIGIAQLLMNGVTTFGHYGATFSCVTLLFLLFGQRIAKDYDGARTIVIYFIPAILAVYWL
- a CDS encoding DNA polymerase III subunit; translation: MLFSEILGQSHIKSHLTKSADSGRIPHAQLFVGPEGSGTLPMAIAYAQYILCSNANGENTSGNEACNLKFEHFSHPDLHFVFPVSTNDEVKSHPVSANFMKYWREFVTTTPYGGLFDWYKTIGIQNKQGQIGVDEAQEIVKSLSLKAYEGGYKVMIIWMADKMNIATSNKLLKLLEEPPQKTVFLLITENENDILQTILSRCQVLHFGGLPESVIAEALVSREKTEEKASYKIAHQAQGNYNKALQLLHKKEDDYPFEAWFVQWVRAAFRAKGNAAAIQDLIAWSESIAGIGREAQKQFLHFCIEMFRQALLINYQSPSLVYIEPTVDKFKLENFAPFVNGNNINEIFKELSDAIYHIERNGNAKIILTDLSIKLTRLIHKK